Proteins co-encoded in one Nonomuraea helvata genomic window:
- a CDS encoding ABC transporter substrate-binding protein, producing the protein MSLDGLTRRRALGLGLGALVLTGCGGGGGPRQAAQQQTGAQATAAPTSYTGPAVSLAFWNGFTGGDGPFMKRLVEQFNGEHPNIKVAMNVYQWSDYYTKVPAAVTAGQGPDIGIMHVDSVATNAARQVVLPLDDVAKALSLTEADFSPPVWQAGVYKGARYSIPLDVHPLGMFYNKTVMEKAGLDPDNPPKNGEEYLAALEKLKKAGIQGHWATPFPFTGSMQFGTLLHQNGGRLFADDASVSRFAEEPGVQALTWLVDLINKGYSPKNVGQDADFIALQNGKAAFNWNGIWSINTLREVKGLEWGVAPLPQIGTQPSAWAGSHQFVVFRQRKPDQNKLAAAKVFINWISGHSIEWAKAGQVPARRAIRESAEFKALKEQAAIGSQIDYLYFLPSVAGIGDASAVVDQAVNAAVLLKKSPKDALTEAAAKADKILEQNRKKYGA; encoded by the coding sequence ATGTCCTTGGATGGCCTCACCCGGCGGCGTGCGCTCGGTCTCGGTCTCGGCGCACTGGTCCTCACCGGATGCGGCGGGGGCGGCGGCCCGCGGCAGGCGGCGCAGCAGCAGACGGGCGCGCAGGCGACGGCCGCCCCCACGAGCTACACGGGCCCCGCCGTCTCCCTGGCGTTCTGGAACGGCTTCACCGGCGGTGACGGCCCGTTCATGAAGCGGCTGGTCGAGCAGTTCAACGGCGAGCACCCGAACATCAAGGTCGCCATGAACGTCTACCAGTGGTCGGACTACTACACCAAGGTCCCGGCCGCCGTCACCGCAGGTCAGGGGCCGGACATCGGCATCATGCACGTCGACAGCGTGGCCACCAACGCCGCCCGCCAGGTGGTCCTGCCGCTCGACGACGTGGCGAAGGCACTCAGCCTCACCGAGGCCGACTTCTCGCCGCCGGTCTGGCAGGCCGGGGTGTACAAGGGCGCGCGGTACTCCATCCCGCTCGACGTGCATCCGCTCGGCATGTTCTACAACAAGACGGTCATGGAGAAGGCCGGGCTCGATCCGGACAACCCGCCCAAGAACGGCGAGGAGTACCTGGCCGCGCTCGAGAAGCTCAAGAAGGCCGGCATCCAGGGGCACTGGGCGACGCCGTTCCCGTTCACCGGGAGCATGCAGTTCGGCACCCTGCTCCACCAGAACGGCGGCCGGCTGTTCGCCGACGACGCCAGCGTGTCGCGCTTCGCCGAGGAGCCCGGCGTGCAGGCGCTGACCTGGCTCGTCGACCTGATCAACAAGGGCTACAGCCCCAAGAACGTGGGCCAGGACGCCGACTTCATCGCCCTGCAGAACGGCAAGGCCGCCTTCAACTGGAACGGCATCTGGTCCATCAACACGCTGCGCGAGGTCAAGGGCCTGGAGTGGGGCGTGGCGCCGCTGCCCCAGATCGGCACGCAGCCCTCCGCCTGGGCGGGCTCGCACCAGTTCGTGGTCTTCCGGCAGCGCAAGCCCGACCAGAACAAGCTGGCCGCGGCCAAGGTGTTCATCAACTGGATCAGCGGCCACTCGATCGAGTGGGCCAAGGCGGGGCAGGTCCCGGCGCGCAGAGCCATCCGCGAGAGCGCGGAGTTCAAGGCGCTGAAGGAGCAGGCGGCCATCGGCTCCCAGATCGACTATCTGTACTTCCTGCCGTCCGTGGCGGGGATCGGTGACGCCTCGGCGGTGGTGGACCAGGCGGTCAACGCGGCCGTCCTGCTCAAGAAGAGCCCGAAGGACGCGCTCACCGAGGCGGCCGCCAAGGCGGACAAGATCCTCGAGCAGAACCGGAAGAAGTACGGCGCCTGA
- a CDS encoding serine hydrolase domain-containing protein, with protein MKVTVGGNVTMLSRRRLLQASAGAVPAIALGTRPAWAAAAEPLTTGVVPSSMAGFDQAMKTFITERDISCAQLAVAKNGKILLARGYGVYTKPGALVRVQPTSLFRIASLSKSLTAAAIVRLVQDGKLTLGAKVASLLGLSTTADPRLANVTLWRLLQHLGGWDSAVSKDPLFNDYTISTSLGVPLPIDHDDMIKYVTARKLDYDPGTKYAYSNYGYMLAGRIIEKVSGMSYESYVRQKLLAPVGITRPRLGRSLRAEAFSTEVTYTSKLTGKSVVDQSGAVVPLPYGGFNLPNMDANGGWVASAVDMVKWGFVFNAAGPVLNSTSLSRIFAKPETGVTGNGSWYGLGWNVRTNNVGGLNTWHTGSLPGTFSFLARVQNGVSYCAIFNRREETGSPDFDSIDPILGEAIGTVKTWPTTDLTSKYF; from the coding sequence ATGAAAGTGACAGTAGGGGGCAATGTGACCATGCTCAGCCGACGACGGCTCCTCCAGGCGAGCGCCGGCGCCGTACCAGCGATCGCGCTCGGGACGCGTCCCGCGTGGGCCGCCGCGGCCGAGCCGCTGACCACCGGTGTCGTGCCGAGCTCGATGGCCGGGTTCGACCAGGCGATGAAGACGTTCATCACCGAGCGGGACATCTCCTGCGCCCAGCTCGCGGTCGCCAAGAACGGCAAGATCCTGCTCGCGCGCGGCTACGGGGTTTACACCAAGCCGGGCGCCCTCGTGCGGGTGCAGCCGACGTCCCTGTTCCGGATCGCAAGCCTCAGCAAGAGCCTCACCGCCGCCGCGATCGTCCGGCTGGTCCAGGACGGCAAGCTGACGCTGGGCGCAAAGGTGGCCTCGCTGCTGGGGCTGTCCACCACGGCCGACCCCCGGCTGGCGAACGTCACCCTGTGGCGGCTGCTCCAGCACCTCGGCGGCTGGGACAGTGCCGTGTCGAAGGACCCGCTCTTCAACGACTACACGATCTCCACGTCGCTGGGCGTGCCGCTGCCGATCGACCACGACGACATGATCAAGTACGTCACCGCGAGGAAGCTCGACTACGACCCCGGCACGAAGTACGCCTACAGCAACTACGGCTACATGCTGGCCGGCCGGATCATCGAGAAGGTCTCGGGCATGAGCTACGAGTCGTACGTGCGGCAGAAGCTCCTCGCCCCCGTCGGGATCACGCGGCCGCGGCTGGGCCGCAGCCTCCGCGCCGAGGCCTTCTCCACCGAGGTGACCTACACGTCGAAGCTCACCGGCAAGAGCGTCGTGGACCAGTCGGGCGCCGTCGTGCCGCTCCCCTACGGCGGTTTCAACCTGCCGAACATGGACGCCAACGGCGGCTGGGTCGCCTCGGCCGTCGACATGGTCAAGTGGGGCTTCGTCTTCAACGCCGCCGGGCCCGTGCTCAACTCCACGTCGCTCTCCCGGATCTTCGCCAAGCCCGAGACCGGCGTGACCGGCAACGGCTCCTGGTACGGCCTCGGCTGGAACGTGCGCACGAACAACGTCGGAGGCCTGAACACCTGGCACACCGGCAGCCTGCCTGGCACGTTCAGCTTCCTCGCGCGGGTGCAGAACGGCGTCAGCTACTGCGCGATCTTCAACCGCAGGGAGGAAACGGGGTCGCCCGACTTCGACTCGATCGACCCCATCCTCGGCGAGGCGATCGGCACCGTGAAGACGTGGCCCACCACGGACCTCACCTCGAAGTACTTCTGA
- a CDS encoding family 43 glycosylhydrolase: MSAAFADTFADPAVIRGLDGYWYSYGTSDPLREGEGKHHRLPIARSTDLVSWTYVGDAFGADNLPPYAAPGSLLWAPDVRYLDGRYVMYFTVTNTTSTPHEWDYSIGAATAPTPTGPWTHLSAPVVAPRPSGDSYWNTIDPAQFTDVDGRKYLYFGGFFGGLWVTELTPDGLHTVGQPAQVAIDNKFEGSYVVRRDGYYYLLASSANCCAGPTTGYSVLAGRATSPRGPFVDREGQPLLASRAGGTPVLDQNGNRWIGTGHHAQLTDLSGQDWMLYHAIDRADPFLDQPYGINERPMLLDRLDWIDGWPAVRAGAGPSERSEETPVTRGFVSLTDDLSGWRGAGWAIQDGYVRHTDKGALTARQAVGGDVRAETDLRLSGQSAGELAGQSIGQSAGLRIGGATVTVSGSGLTVTAGSARRTVALPGGATTWRNLAVTVKGRTITAEVSSSRLGDPQATVRLDSPVPLSGTFALVADGVADFDNVSVAKLAKPVTRPAPVPRTGKLVDADEFDGTDSAWQWVRQDPDARVEGGVLRWPVQGSDLVGTANTASVLLRDAPEGDYIAETKVTLDLGEDTVRNYQQAGLVAYVSDDDFARLSQVAIWNTRQVEYGRELSFAGRLSYGGNIVGPPARTTWLRLAHHVDPVSGEHEFRAGSSRDGKTWTWGGVWTFPKDTAPRIGLVAHGGAQPAVNAEFDYVRIYRSPGAASVNG, encoded by the coding sequence GTGTCGGCGGCATTCGCCGACACCTTCGCCGATCCGGCCGTGATCCGCGGCCTCGACGGCTACTGGTACTCGTACGGCACCTCCGACCCGCTGCGCGAGGGCGAGGGCAAGCACCACCGGCTGCCGATCGCCCGCTCCACCGACCTGGTCTCGTGGACGTACGTGGGCGACGCGTTCGGCGCGGACAACCTGCCCCCGTACGCCGCCCCCGGCAGCCTGCTGTGGGCGCCCGACGTCCGCTACCTCGACGGCCGGTACGTCATGTACTTCACGGTCACCAACACCACCAGCACTCCGCACGAGTGGGACTACTCGATCGGGGCGGCCACCGCTCCGACGCCGACCGGCCCGTGGACCCACCTCTCGGCCCCGGTGGTCGCGCCGCGGCCGTCCGGGGACTCGTACTGGAACACGATCGATCCGGCGCAGTTCACGGACGTGGACGGCCGGAAGTACCTCTACTTCGGCGGATTTTTCGGGGGATTGTGGGTCACTGAGCTGACCCCCGACGGCCTCCACACCGTGGGGCAGCCTGCGCAGGTGGCCATCGACAACAAGTTCGAGGGCTCGTACGTGGTGCGCCGCGACGGCTACTACTACCTGCTCGCCTCGTCCGCGAACTGCTGCGCCGGCCCCACCACCGGCTACTCCGTCCTGGCCGGTCGCGCCACCAGCCCGCGCGGCCCGTTCGTCGACCGCGAAGGGCAGCCGCTGCTCGCGTCCCGCGCCGGCGGCACCCCCGTCCTCGACCAGAACGGCAACCGCTGGATCGGCACCGGACACCACGCCCAGCTCACCGACCTCTCCGGTCAGGACTGGATGCTGTACCACGCGATCGACCGGGCCGACCCGTTCCTGGACCAGCCGTACGGGATCAACGAGCGGCCGATGCTGCTCGACCGGCTGGACTGGATCGACGGCTGGCCGGCGGTGCGGGCGGGCGCCGGGCCCTCGGAGCGGTCCGAGGAGACGCCGGTCACGCGCGGGTTCGTGAGCCTGACCGATGATCTGTCGGGGTGGCGGGGCGCGGGCTGGGCCATACAGGATGGCTATGTCCGGCACACCGACAAGGGCGCGCTGACGGCGCGGCAGGCGGTCGGCGGGGACGTCCGCGCTGAAACGGACCTCCGCCTGTCCGGGCAGTCGGCCGGAGAGCTGGCCGGGCAGTCGATCGGGCAGTCGGCCGGGCTGCGGATCGGCGGCGCGACCGTGACGGTGTCCGGCAGCGGCCTGACCGTCACGGCGGGAAGCGCGCGCCGTACGGTCGCCCTGCCGGGCGGGGCCACGACGTGGCGCAACCTGGCTGTCACGGTCAAGGGGCGGACGATCACGGCCGAGGTCTCGTCGAGCCGCCTCGGCGATCCCCAGGCCACGGTCCGACTCGACTCGCCGGTTCCGCTGTCGGGCACGTTCGCACTGGTAGCCGATGGTGTGGCCGACTTCGACAACGTCAGCGTGGCCAAGCTCGCCAAGCCCGTCACCCGTCCGGCGCCGGTGCCCCGTACCGGCAAGCTGGTCGACGCCGACGAGTTCGACGGCACGGACTCCGCCTGGCAGTGGGTCCGCCAGGACCCGGACGCCCGTGTGGAAGGCGGCGTGCTGCGCTGGCCGGTCCAGGGCTCCGACCTGGTGGGCACCGCCAACACCGCGAGCGTCCTGCTCCGCGACGCGCCGGAGGGCGACTACATCGCCGAGACCAAGGTGACGCTCGACCTCGGCGAGGACACCGTACGCAACTACCAGCAGGCAGGTCTGGTCGCCTACGTCTCCGACGACGACTTCGCCCGCCTCTCCCAGGTGGCCATCTGGAACACCCGCCAGGTGGAGTACGGTCGGGAGCTCTCGTTCGCCGGCCGCCTCTCCTACGGCGGCAACATCGTCGGCCCGCCGGCCAGGACGACCTGGCTCAGGCTGGCGCATCACGTGGATCCGGTGAGCGGGGAGCACGAGTTCCGCGCCGGCTCGAGCCGCGACGGAAAGACGTGGACGTGGGGCGGCGTGTGGACGTTCCCGAAGGACACCGCGCCGCGCATCGGCCTCGTCGCCCACGGCGGGGCGCAGCCGGCGGTCAACGCCGAGTTCGACTACGTACGCATCTATCGCTCGCCTGGCGCAGCATCGGTGAACGGCTGA
- a CDS encoding ABC transporter ATP-binding protein: MTTSHSEFSVSGPRYNRRGPVRWLWSHLRRHPLHLIGFLGGSLVMVVLNAMVPQFTGDAFDAVLGKRGEPLDALGLIALALLAIVLARGLFDLVARLSSEVLAKRLERDARDELYVSLLGKSQTFHNRQRVGDLMARAANDIRQLSIMVTPGADLIVDSGLTGLVPIFFIGAIDLRLLLVPGVFAVVFAIALWRYMKQLNPVATRMREQFGELNAGLNQAVRGIEVIKVTAQEGQERRRFRADARRYRDSFVKNGLVQARYLPTLLFSFAMAGALWHALYLQSTGAITIGELVAFMGLMGMLGFPTQMSIFTFSLMQIGIVSARRILGIMTAESEIEQRADGHAAPISGEIVFDDVTFAYEDGQDAAVRGVTFTVRPGETVAIVGETGSGKSTLTKLVPRIYDVTSGRILVDGVDVRDWDLDSLRSQISTIEQDIVLFSRSVAENIAFSLGQRADHEAVVRAAEDAQAAEFIAELDDGYDTVIGERGVTLSGGQRQRLAIARALLTDPAILVLDDSTSAIDSATEDLIQQAIGRILEGRTTLLITHRLSQIRWADKVLLLRRGEVVDFGTHDELITRSRLYRRIFAHYDEVETDREGAEHGVLAGEQGGVR; encoded by the coding sequence GTGACCACCAGCCATTCGGAGTTCTCCGTCTCCGGGCCACGCTACAACCGGCGTGGCCCGGTGCGCTGGCTCTGGTCCCATCTGCGCCGCCATCCCCTCCACCTCATCGGTTTCCTCGGTGGGTCGCTGGTCATGGTGGTGCTCAACGCCATGGTGCCGCAGTTCACCGGTGACGCCTTCGACGCCGTGCTGGGCAAGCGAGGAGAGCCGCTGGACGCGCTCGGGCTGATCGCCCTGGCGTTGCTGGCGATCGTGCTGGCCCGCGGGCTGTTCGACCTCGTCGCCCGGCTGTCGAGCGAGGTGCTGGCCAAGCGGCTGGAGCGGGACGCACGTGACGAGCTGTACGTGAGCCTGCTCGGCAAGAGCCAGACCTTCCACAACCGGCAGCGGGTCGGCGACCTGATGGCCAGGGCCGCCAACGACATCCGGCAGCTCTCCATCATGGTCACGCCCGGTGCCGATCTGATCGTCGACTCGGGGCTCACCGGGCTGGTGCCCATCTTCTTCATCGGGGCGATCGACCTGCGGCTGCTGCTGGTGCCCGGGGTGTTCGCGGTCGTGTTCGCGATCGCGCTCTGGCGCTACATGAAGCAGCTCAACCCGGTGGCGACGCGCATGCGGGAGCAGTTCGGCGAGCTCAACGCGGGGCTCAACCAGGCCGTGCGGGGCATCGAGGTGATCAAGGTGACCGCGCAGGAGGGTCAGGAGCGGCGCCGGTTCCGGGCCGACGCGCGGCGCTACCGCGACTCGTTCGTCAAGAACGGGCTGGTGCAGGCGCGCTACCTGCCCACGCTGCTGTTCTCCTTCGCCATGGCGGGTGCGTTGTGGCACGCCCTCTATCTCCAGAGCACCGGGGCGATCACCATCGGAGAGCTGGTGGCGTTCATGGGACTCATGGGCATGCTCGGGTTCCCGACACAGATGTCGATCTTCACCTTCTCGCTGATGCAGATCGGCATCGTCTCCGCGCGGCGGATCCTCGGCATCATGACCGCGGAGAGCGAGATCGAGCAGCGGGCGGACGGGCATGCCGCGCCGATCAGCGGGGAGATCGTCTTCGACGACGTCACGTTCGCGTACGAGGACGGCCAGGATGCGGCGGTGCGGGGTGTGACGTTCACCGTGCGGCCCGGGGAGACGGTGGCGATCGTCGGCGAGACCGGTTCGGGCAAGAGCACGCTGACCAAGCTCGTGCCGCGGATCTACGACGTCACGTCCGGGCGGATCCTCGTCGACGGGGTCGACGTGCGCGACTGGGACCTCGACTCGCTGCGGTCGCAGATCTCCACCATCGAGCAGGACATCGTGCTGTTCTCCCGGTCCGTGGCCGAGAACATCGCCTTCAGCCTGGGGCAGCGGGCCGACCACGAGGCCGTGGTGCGGGCGGCCGAGGACGCTCAGGCCGCCGAGTTCATCGCCGAGCTGGACGACGGCTACGACACCGTGATCGGAGAGCGCGGGGTCACGCTCTCCGGCGGGCAGCGGCAGCGGCTGGCCATCGCGCGGGCCCTGCTGACCGATCCGGCGATCCTCGTGCTCGACGACTCGACCAGCGCCATCGACTCTGCGACTGAAGACCTGATCCAGCAGGCGATCGGGCGCATCCTCGAAGGGCGTACGACCTTGCTGATCACCCACCGCCTGTCCCAGATCCGCTGGGCGGACAAGGTGCTGCTGCTGCGGCGGGGCGAGGTCGTCGACTTCGGCACCCACGACGAGCTGATCACCCGCAGCCGTCTCTACCGCCGGATCTTCGCGCACTACGACGAGGTGGAGACGGACAGGGAGGGCGCCGAGCACGGGGTCCTGGCAGGGGAGCAGGGAGGGGTGCGCTGA
- a CDS encoding ABC transporter ATP-binding protein yields the protein MGFIMDGLDAEDYDRTYSDRDLLRRIMSYFRPKLGTMLLVATMIVLVSASQAAIPALGSLAVDALADGTIGQVGWLLTAGILVAGAFSWVFNFVRQKYSARVTGDVVLRLREDAFDAVLERDLSFYDETPSGKIVSRVTSDTDDFASVSTLTMDLISQTLMVGFVTVLLFARSAELALLTLLVVPVVVGLALLFRRLARISTRRAQRSLSRVNANLQETMGGIAVAKNFRQEQQVYDEFGPINRQSYQVTLRQGFVFSTIFPVLFLVAGLATVGLVQLGGTAVLEGGLSAGDWYLFLQGVSLFWFPLTSIAAFWSQFQQGLSASERVFALIDASPRVVQSAAEAPGRLAGRIEFQGVTFGYDPDHAVLRDFDLRIEAGETVALVGHTGAGKSTLSKLITRFYEFQEGRLLIDGRDIRSLELGAYRSQIGAVPQAPFLFSGTVADNIRYPRPDASDEAVRAAAAAVGGGDWIDALPNGLRTDVGEHGRALSMGQRQLVALARLLIQDPAIVVLDEATASVDPLTEAQIQEGLDLVLAGRTSIVIAHRLSTIEHVDRIIVLDHGRIVEEGDHASLLARGGRYCEVYNTYFRHQSPHYRAGTGFVSVADGG from the coding sequence ATGGGCTTCATCATGGACGGCCTTGACGCCGAGGACTACGACCGCACATACAGCGACCGTGACCTGCTGCGCCGGATCATGTCGTACTTCCGGCCGAAGCTGGGGACGATGCTGCTGGTCGCCACCATGATCGTGCTGGTGTCCGCGAGCCAGGCGGCGATACCCGCGCTGGGCAGCCTGGCCGTCGACGCGCTCGCCGACGGGACGATCGGTCAGGTGGGCTGGCTGCTCACGGCGGGGATCCTGGTCGCCGGGGCGTTCTCGTGGGTGTTCAACTTCGTCCGGCAGAAGTACAGCGCGCGGGTCACCGGTGACGTGGTGCTGCGGCTGCGCGAGGACGCGTTCGACGCGGTGCTGGAGCGCGACCTTTCGTTCTACGACGAGACGCCATCCGGCAAGATCGTCAGCCGGGTGACGTCCGACACCGACGACTTCGCCAGTGTGTCCACGCTGACCATGGATTTGATCAGCCAGACGCTGATGGTGGGTTTCGTCACGGTCCTGCTGTTCGCGCGCAGCGCCGAGCTGGCCCTGCTGACGCTGCTGGTGGTGCCGGTCGTGGTGGGCCTCGCGCTGCTCTTCCGGCGCCTGGCCAGGATCAGCACCCGCAGGGCGCAGCGCTCGCTGAGCCGGGTCAACGCCAACCTGCAGGAGACCATGGGCGGCATCGCGGTGGCGAAGAACTTCCGCCAGGAGCAGCAGGTCTACGACGAGTTCGGGCCCATCAACCGGCAGAGCTATCAGGTGACGCTCAGGCAGGGGTTCGTCTTCTCCACCATCTTCCCCGTGCTCTTCCTCGTGGCCGGGCTCGCGACGGTGGGCCTCGTCCAGCTGGGCGGCACGGCGGTGCTGGAGGGTGGCCTGTCCGCGGGCGACTGGTACCTGTTCCTGCAAGGGGTGTCGCTCTTCTGGTTCCCGTTGACGTCCATCGCCGCGTTCTGGTCCCAGTTCCAGCAGGGCCTGTCCGCCTCCGAGCGGGTCTTCGCGCTGATCGACGCCTCGCCGCGCGTGGTGCAGAGCGCGGCGGAGGCTCCGGGGCGCCTGGCGGGCCGCATCGAGTTCCAGGGCGTCACCTTCGGGTACGACCCCGACCACGCGGTGCTGCGCGACTTCGACCTGCGCATCGAGGCGGGGGAGACCGTGGCGCTCGTCGGCCACACCGGTGCCGGCAAGTCGACGCTCAGCAAGCTGATCACCCGGTTCTACGAGTTCCAGGAAGGCCGGCTGCTGATCGACGGGCGTGACATCCGCAGCCTGGAGCTGGGCGCCTACCGCAGCCAGATCGGCGCGGTGCCGCAGGCGCCGTTCCTGTTCAGCGGCACGGTGGCCGACAACATCCGCTACCCGAGGCCGGACGCGAGTGACGAGGCGGTGCGGGCGGCCGCGGCGGCGGTCGGCGGCGGCGACTGGATCGACGCCCTGCCGAACGGCCTGCGGACGGATGTGGGCGAGCACGGACGTGCCCTGTCGATGGGGCAGCGGCAGCTCGTCGCGCTGGCGCGGCTGCTGATCCAGGATCCGGCGATCGTGGTGCTGGACGAGGCCACGGCCAGCGTCGACCCGCTGACCGAGGCCCAGATCCAGGAGGGGCTGGACCTGGTGCTGGCCGGGCGGACGTCCATCGTCATCGCGCACCGGCTCTCCACGATCGAGCACGTCGATCGCATCATCGTGCTGGATCACGGGCGGATCGTGGAGGAGGGTGACCACGCGAGCCTGCTGGCGCGCGGCGGCCGCTACTGCGAGGTCTACAACACCTACTTCCGGCACCAGTCGCCCCACTACCGGGCCGGCACCGGCTTCGTCTCCGTCGCGGACGGCGGCTGA
- a CDS encoding carbohydrate ABC transporter permease has translation MATLTVTTARKAGSGALTWSGRATPYLFMAPYLVLFGVFVLAPAVFGIWVSLHDWDYMLEGKPFVGLENYSALFDPASAVYDDFWMSMRATGIFTLFSVPFLVVLPLGVALLLNRRFRGRTFFRGLFFAPYVLGVAVVCLMWRLLLDPNLGLVDWLLGTDIAWTTSLPWAWVALVGVTVWWTLGFNGVIYLAGMQDIPRELYDAAKVDGAGRWAEFRHVTLPGLRPVALFVVTTTILASANMFGQSYLLTKGAPGGETRTAIVYMLDMGLNQYKMGSASAMSYVLTLALIVISLLNFRLFRGRS, from the coding sequence ATGGCCACGCTCACCGTCACCACGGCCAGGAAAGCCGGATCGGGAGCGCTCACCTGGTCAGGGCGGGCCACGCCGTACCTCTTCATGGCCCCGTACCTTGTGCTCTTCGGCGTCTTCGTGCTGGCCCCGGCCGTCTTCGGGATCTGGGTGAGCCTCCACGACTGGGACTACATGCTCGAAGGCAAGCCCTTCGTCGGTCTGGAGAACTACTCCGCGCTGTTCGACCCCGCCTCGGCCGTCTATGACGACTTCTGGATGTCGATGCGGGCCACCGGGATCTTCACGCTGTTCAGCGTGCCGTTCCTGGTGGTGCTGCCGCTCGGGGTGGCGCTGCTGCTCAACCGCCGGTTCCGGGGGCGGACGTTCTTCCGTGGGCTGTTCTTCGCCCCGTACGTGCTGGGGGTGGCGGTCGTCTGCCTGATGTGGCGGCTGCTGCTCGACCCGAACCTCGGCCTCGTCGACTGGCTGCTCGGCACCGACATCGCGTGGACGACCTCGCTGCCCTGGGCGTGGGTGGCCCTCGTGGGGGTCACCGTGTGGTGGACGCTGGGGTTCAACGGCGTGATCTATCTGGCGGGCATGCAGGACATCCCGCGCGAGCTGTACGACGCCGCCAAGGTGGACGGGGCCGGGCGGTGGGCCGAGTTCCGGCACGTGACGCTGCCCGGACTGCGGCCCGTGGCGCTGTTCGTGGTGACGACGACGATTCTGGCCTCGGCGAACATGTTCGGGCAGTCGTACCTGCTGACCAAGGGCGCGCCCGGCGGTGAGACCAGGACCGCGATCGTCTACATGCTCGACATGGGGCTAAACCAGTACAAGATGGGCAGCGCCTCAGCGATGAGCTACGTGCTCACGCTGGCCCTGATCGTGATCAGCCTGCTCAACTTCCGGCTCTTCAGGGGGCGGTCGTGA
- a CDS encoding carbohydrate ABC transporter permease codes for MRRYTALVALAVVFVAPLLWALGTSFKSKSEATRVPPTPWPAEPAADAYGRLFEGTTQTPVLRWFLNSLIAATGHMLLVLAVSSLAAYALARLEFRGKRLMFGVIVGTLLVPGFVFLIPQFLIIDQLGWLDSLTALIVPGAAGAFGVFFLRQFFLGLPRELDEAALMEGANHWHIFLRVTLPLSKPALATLAVLSFMSNWNDFIWPVFVIFSPDYFTLPPGLSILQGAYTIDYPVIMAGAVLASVPVLILFALTQRYVIEGISRSGLKG; via the coding sequence GTGAGGCGGTACACGGCTCTGGTCGCGCTGGCCGTGGTCTTCGTGGCGCCGCTGCTGTGGGCGCTCGGCACCTCGTTCAAGAGCAAGAGCGAGGCGACGCGGGTGCCGCCCACGCCGTGGCCCGCCGAGCCGGCCGCCGACGCCTACGGCAGGCTCTTCGAGGGCACCACGCAGACGCCGGTGCTGCGCTGGTTCCTCAACAGCCTGATCGCGGCCACCGGGCACATGCTGCTCGTCCTGGCCGTCTCGTCGCTGGCCGCGTACGCGCTGGCCAGGCTGGAGTTCCGGGGCAAGAGGCTGATGTTCGGCGTCATCGTGGGGACGCTGCTGGTGCCCGGGTTCGTCTTCCTCATCCCGCAGTTCCTGATCATCGACCAGCTGGGCTGGCTGGACAGCCTGACCGCGCTGATCGTGCCGGGAGCGGCGGGCGCGTTCGGGGTGTTCTTCCTGCGGCAGTTCTTCCTCGGGCTGCCACGCGAGCTGGACGAGGCGGCGCTCATGGAGGGCGCCAACCACTGGCACATCTTCCTGCGGGTCACGTTGCCGCTGTCGAAGCCCGCGCTGGCCACGCTGGCGGTGCTCAGCTTCATGAGCAACTGGAACGACTTCATCTGGCCGGTCTTCGTGATCTTCAGTCCCGACTACTTCACTCTGCCGCCTGGGCTGTCCATCCTGCAGGGCGCGTACACGATCGACTATCCGGTGATCATGGCGGGCGCCGTGCTGGCGAGCGTTCCGGTGCTGATCCTGTTCGCACTGACCCAGCGGTACGTCATCGAAGGCATCTCTCGTAGTGGCTTGAAAGGCTGA